GTTTGACTAGCATTTTTAAAACCTTTGCTACTCATTAAATGTTTATGATGGAAATACATTCTTAAAACAACTTTATTTAACGTGTTAACATTTTTTGTGATTTACTGTCACAATTTACACCAATGTATAAATGGAATGCCTATGAGGCCAAGGGCATTGGTAAGTGTTTACATTGACATTGAATAAATGTTAATTCAAAGGTTTTGAATGGTTGGGCTGAGCTCCACTTAATATTTTTAGGCGAAAGGTgctttacaaaataataataataataattatgataaatTTAATAAGCTAtaagaataaaatacaaacaagatATGGGTTacattaatgtttaatgtaagTATATTTTGTAAAATCTATTTGCGCAACGTCCTTTGATAAACTAAAGATGAAAAATTAACGTTGATTAAACATGCTTTAGCTGTCTAGGTGTGATCTATAAAACATAAGCAGCCAATAGCGGCGCTCGGTATATGGTATGCAGATCAGCGGATCTGCGCAGCCGGTCACGCGCAGCAGCTTTTCAAATTAAAAGCGCGCGTGCTCAGCTCTGCGGTAAACCGTCAAATTCACCTCAGACCTTTTTTAGACCTACAGACACTTCGCTTCGGGTTTTCCTCAGGTATTCAGGTACATTAAGTTAATAATCATAATTTATCATTTAATACATTTCCaattatagtgtatttttaaggaattgagttgtttttttctttaaactgttAGCTTTAGAGATAATCATtagttagctaacatagctaagctaagctagttaacGTTACTAGTGCATTAGAAAAAtagaatatcgttgaaaagttactttatttaagtaatttagttcaaaatgtgaccacagagtgatctattttaagcgtttatttattttatagttgattttaatactatataagaccagttggtacttttggcagtgtggccagtgtgccaagtcctgctggaaaataaaacccacatcttcataaaagttgtcagcagaggaaagcataaagtgctgtaatttTTTCAGGGAAAATACTTTACatactttggacttgatattacACAGTGgacaaacaccagcagatgacatggctctcctgtttgcctataataatatatatataaatattaatatattaatttcccTCTTATACTTCCCTCCTCTACCTTCCCttgatattaaatattttgtttgcttgtttgcaaacatgtttttaaaattatTGATATCAATAATAGTCCTCTTGCTTTCACATTTAAATTTATTGGTTATGGATTATACTTTAGGTTCTCAACATTTCTGACCCTATTTTGAAGCCATATGCCTCTTCTCCCTTTTTTACATGTTGTATAATTGAAGAGAGGTAGGTGTCAGAAAGGGCTCTGATTTTAATCTCAAACAATCCTATATTTTGAGATAATCATAAATATCtaaattgctatatatatatatatatatatatatatatacatgtatatatatatatatatatatatatatatatatatatatgtatgtatatatatatatatttatatatatatatatacatacatatatatatatatatatatatatatatatatatatatatatatatatatatatatatatccccctAGTTTATTAACAACAATTGGGGATTAGAGTATGCTGCTAGTAGTCAGTATTGAAGCTtctatatgtatgtttgtgtgctgCATGGTCTATGCTAGCATGCAGCCTAAATAGATAATTGTTTCCCCATTATATATGCTTTTATACTAattaaaaagaggagaaaaaatggTGCCCACCTATCAAGAGCTAAAGACGGTTTATTCCTGTTTATCAAATTAAAATCCAGTAAAAACACAATGTTTAATCTCACCTTTAATCTCTGGGTACTAAAAGACTTAGGATATGTATGTGAAATACAGCACTTGTCAGAATTCGCTCTTATAATGACTAgatatgtaaaatattgtaaaaaaattaataataaactcaaaataaataatgttgagTTGGTATTATCTGCTTCTGGTAGATTTGTCATAGGAAAGGAGAACCATGACATTGCACATTCTGAGATTTGACTATTGTGCATTCCCACATTGCGATGATGATACTAAAACAAAAGGTGCCGTTTGTTTTAGTAAGAAATTACTTTGCATAAGATTAGTAAATAAGggcattgtttttgttttgtcttaGGAGTTTGTAGATCCTAGAGTTTCTTAACAGAATAATTTATCTTAAGTTGTGAATCTCCTGGAAGGAAGCCAGGGTTGGCCATACTTTAAACAGTTACCACTGAAATACAGAAAGGTGGGTGCTTAGTTAGTGTATGTAATTTAACTTTGAAATTAAACTTTTTCAGTTTCTTCCAGTGAAGAAAATATTGTTTTGCGTGCTAGTTTGTTAACAGATGtactacaatgttcatttaagATGGCTAGTTTTCATCTAATGTCTGTTGGAGAGCTTGCGTTATCGAGTTTTTATGCTTTTTGGGATAATAAACAAAACTAGCAATATCGGCCAGTTATTGTCGTGTTTGACAGCCTTTACTCAATGTTTGCTAACAAGCTAGCTAGAAAGGCTACGTTGGCATGTCGGGTAGTAGGTTAGATAGCGTTAACTAGTTATtttgaaattattaataaatctaAGACATTAAAACAGAAACTTGGCACctatacacatatacagaaaTTAGATGCCCATAGTCTTGACCAGATTTAACTAGCTCACTAAAACAAAAGCTATCATAAACTGAATCTTTCTACCTCATTAAGAAAGACACAGGAAAGCGATTTTCACATCATGGAAggtcactgttaaaaaaaatggaaacaaaagcTCATGTAGATCAAGCCTGGAAATCCTGCTGCATTATCACTCTTACATTCTTACCAAAAAAGAGACATTCCACgacataaaatgatcatttatgtatatttatctaGTTTGAACAATCATttgaaatttaaaaaagaaatctttACACTGTACATAACATCTTAAGCACAAAATGGTATCTAGTTCTCATGTAAACATTGAAGAATCTGTGTTCAATGTCCAACTAGACTGAGAGTCTTGGAAAGGCTATGATGAGAAGATGAAATCTACTGGCCAACAGCCTGATCCATTCTGGTTGGTTTTCTGCTCTCCCACATCACTCTATCCCCTCCCAGGCCCATCTGAGTTCATTGAGCTGAATCAGAGCAGGCCTGCTTTGAGGACTAAATGATGACATTGGAGGGAGGTCAAGAGGATGCCAGGATGAAGCCACTCCTTCATGTTTACAGCACTGAGCTATGAGAACACAGATGCATGTTTACTACTGAGGACAACAAACACTAAGGAAACCTCGTCAGTATTTCCTATCCACTTCCCTTTGAATAGGAAAATCTGACTGTGATGCACTCTCACAGAATCCAAGAGGGGAAATACGTGAAAAGAAAGCCCTGAACAAATAAAGTCCCTCTCTGACaatggaagaaaaaaagaagatagAAGTCACTGCATCTTCATGCACTCACGTTGCtcaacttaaaatattaaaattgtcattttatcacAACGAATACAAACAGTCTGGTGTCCATAACAGAAAGCTGAGGTTatctaaaaactgctttttaacaCACAAGATCTTGCCAAACCCAACTAGTCTAAACATTAAAGCTGTATGGCAAAAGGTGTTTTAGAATCCTAGAAAATGTATGCCAGAAAAAAAATCAACCGAAACAGTCTCAAACACTGAACATAATGTAAACCCTAAATCTTTGGAGGTACCCAACGAGTTGATTTCAAACACAAACAGTTTCAGTAAACAAAAATTATCAAAATCAAAATAACAAGGAAAAAATGACAAGCGCTTGTATCAGAGAAAGAGCTAGTTTAAGAAATGGCCAGGTAGATGTTAGGTGTTCctgttttattaaagaaaataatatgaaaaaacttttaaatgtaaACTTTCAAATGGTTATATATTGCTATAAGTAAGTGGGATTGGGATGAAGTTGCTTTTTAATGCAAATCAAGACATGAAACTGATCCAAAGTGTGAGGGGGAATGTGTCTTTCATTTTAGAAAAACAAGGTCTGATACAAACACAGTATGGTGGGAATAGAAAAGCCAAAATAAAaactgtcacacacacacgcacacacaactgAAAGTGTTGCTGAATATGTTGCTGTAAAATGCTAATGATATTGTACATGTCAGATTGtttttaaagagaaaaagaaacaaaatgagaagagaaaaaaaactaaaacaatagtGAGAGCGCAAACTGAGAGAAATCTGGAAAAGCATGTAGAAGTCCACTGCCCTAATGTAGCTCACTCCTAGTAGACTACAACTGAGAGAGATGCCCCTGTCCTGAGCAGTTTTAGCCACCTGGTCAGTCTGGACTGACCGACCCGCTCCCTTACCAACATATACAAAGCGGTGTCCTTGGTGGCCATGTCCTCTTCTAACCCTCATTCTTTGGCCTGGGAAGGCTGTAGGTATGGGATTTAGGATGTAGGGTCTAGGCTATAGGGAGAAAAGGTATATGAAAGATGACGAGGGCTCTAGCTGCCCATATTGTCCAGGCTCTGAAGGCATGATGAGGATGAAGGTGTACTTGTTGGGAAATCCTATGTAGATATGTAGGGTAATCTGGGTAAGGAGCAATGGGTTGAGGGTGTAGGCAGTGAGGCATGTGAAATGTATACGCATCTGGTTCAGGGTCGGGAATAACAAAGCAAACCTTTCCTTGCTACATTTATAGGGCCTGTGTCTTGAGCTCGATTGGCTCCCCCCGGGTGTCCTGTTGCCCCTCGACCTCTGGAGGCCGATTGCCTTTGAGCACAGCCAGCCTCTCAGACAGGCCACGCATGCGTGGAAAAAGCATGAAGTCATACAGGAGGGCACCAATCGCGCCGCCAATGAAGGGGCCGACCCAGTACACCTGTCAGAGAGAGGGAAAAGCACAGAGAATGGAAAAATTTAAGGTTAGATTCCCAATGTTTCAATCTCACAAGCATCTCCACACCTCCTACTGtcatttactattattttatgaACGTTTCGaaacaaataaatcaatagaAATAATCTAAAGGTACCTCAAATTAAATTAACGATTTTCATTTTTGTGTAAAGATACTGATTCTGAGATACAAGCTTTACTTGTGAGAGTGAAGCTATGGTGTTTAAAGGTATTCAAACCCTTCTCACCCAGTGGTTGACAAAGTTCCTGATGAGCACAGCAGGTGCGAAGGACCTGGCAGGGTTCATTCCAGCACCGGTATAGTACATCTGCAAAAGATTTCAATTTAACACTGAAGACACAAATGTAACTTGCAACAAATTTAACTTGACACTTGCGACTGGGTGCAACTTTTTCTCGCTTTTGTTTATATAACAATGTCTGGGAAAAGCCCACACCAGTTAAAGAGTCTCTTCAGTCGGCCTCTTACCCCAAGCAGGTGTCCCATGAGCACAGAGAAGCCGATGGCCAAAGCAGCAGAGCCAAGACGCCCATTGCGCCTCTCGTCGGTCACAGCGAAGATACAGACGACCAGCTGCAGAGTGAGGAACACTTCCATGGTGGTAGCCATGCCCAGGCTGATGCCTGGTTGCAGCTAATGAGAGGAAGATGCATGGACAGAACAGGGTTAGCCTCTGTTTCTGCATCCATAATGACATTCTTTATGATTATGAGCTAAAGCTGCAAAAATATAGCAGTTGATGCAGTGGTGTTTTGGCTATGCCCAGTTCTGTCTTGAGATATAATGAAATTTTATTCATTCACACATAGAGAGTATTTATCTATAGCAGTGAAGTATAGCAGCTTGGAGTAATCTTACACAAAATTCAAAGTGCTACTTTGTGTTCAAAGTTAGTAATACAGGTGGTGAGAGCAGTTGCCGTTCATTCACTTACTGTGTTAAGAGCCAGATTGCCTCTCATGTTGCTTGGCGTTACCCCATATAGCACAGCAGCCCCAGCAAGAGCCCCCAAACACTGGGCACAGATGTAGAAGAAGGCGCGGAACAGGGACATCTGGGAACCGATCAGGTAGGCAAATGTGACGGCCGGATTGATGTGGCCGCCGCTGATGTGGCCTATGGACTGGATGAGGGTGGCGGCTGCCAGCCCAAAGCAGAAGGCAACATGGAGCACATTGTGGGAGCCAGTGGTCCAACGCAGAGCCGCACCTAGCCCAAAGAACACGAAGAACATGGTGCCGTAGAACTCAGCAAACACAGCTCGCCAGAAAGACATGGACCGGAACTCCCACATGACTGCAGTAGTTCAGAGGCAATCCTAAAAAAACTGGAGGGATTTGAACTGAAAAGGAGAAACACCTCCAAGTAAACTCAAAATACAGAAAACGGACACAATCCGCTAGAATATGTTTTGGTGAAAAGACACCAAAAAATAAATCTAAGATCAAGTAAATATCAAAGCAAATATAAGATCATAAATGCCTCTCTAAGCTACAGATGCATTCATGCATAGAGCAGCGCTATTTCACCAGATTTCAATCATCTGTCTCGTTTGCTCTCACTGCTACTGTTGTCATAAAGTTTTATGTGTTGAGCTGGCTGTTGTCTGCATCTATATGAACACAGGTCAATGTTGATAAAGGGACATGGATAGACAAAAGTTAAGCATGTCCTGCAGACATTCAGCCTCTCTGCTGGGGCAGGGGTTGCCTGTGGGGGTATTTATAATGCCCTTGGGCCACTGTGACGCCATAATCCCCCTGCAGGTTTGTGGGAGGGGTGTGGGGACAATACCCAAATCAAAACAAAAATACTTAACCCCTTTCTCACCTGGCCAGCCTAACTTGCTAGTTCATGGTCTGGTGCTATGATCAATGCCACAGACATGGTGAAAGCCAGAGTCATTGATGGTCTGTGAAGGTGGGAAGTTCAGGCAATTTCACTTTCGCTTCAGTTTTATATGTACATTTTGTTTCTTACACTTAAAAATCAAAATAACTTCAGCAGAGCCATTGTCCTAGACCTAGATTATGAATGACTTAATATCTGCTGGTGTCCAGTAGAAACTCTGTCCTTGAGAGGACAGATATTCAGAATAAATCTTAGCAGAATGTCTACTTTGACAGGATTATTATATCCAGCATGACTGTGTAGAAAAGAGGCCCTAAGCTGCTGAGAGAGGTGACAAAAAATAAAGAGCGTTTGCCCCAGTCAAGTTTACACTGTACGGCAGTGGTCTGACTCTTCTGGGTCTAGCTGAACTCGTAGAATACGTTTGGGCCCCTAAAAAGCTCCAGTGCCCTCACAGTGAGGATTACATGCTGACAAAAAGTAAACTGAGCAGGAGGGGCCCCAGATGCAACTGCCGTATCACAAGCTTTCCTGTGCATGGAGAAGAGAACCATGAAAGAAAACGTTTTTTGTAGATGTTTTACAGACATTGGTCTTGAATTTTATGTATTTTCACTTTTCTGAGATCATTTTAGTTTTCATGGATGTGAGGTATTAACATGCCTACCCTATATGGTCTCACTTAACCCTGCAATATGAAAAGCGCACAACTACATGGAAATGTCAGTGCTTCACATCTATGCAGAACAAAAACAGGGAAATATCTAAAAGATATGAAATGTCATCAAAGGCATTTTCCACAGAAAATGTGGTAGCTATGCCCCTCTTTAATTGGCAACATCTGCAAGAGACCTCAAACATTATGTCAGATTTAAATGAGACTGAATGATTTTTCTGCAGCAGCAGAACACATGGGCTTTGCCCCAACATCCACTTGGTCACTGGGCTGTGCCAGTTTGTTCGGTGGAGAACTGATTAGACAAGAGTTTTTACATTGTGTGTGCTGGCAGGGGTGTCAGCCTGAAACccaataaagctctggaaaatcCATGTTTGGAGAAGAGGAGGGGACAAGAGGGGCTAGCGTTGAGCCTCTATCAGAGAGTGCTGGGCAGGGCTGAAAGAATACTGCTGCGCTCATGCATTTGCCTTTTCATTGGGGACAGGGACAGAATGCTGGCAGCTACGGTTTCTGTTGCCTTCTTTGATTGTGTTGCTATTTCTAGGCAACATATTTAATACTAACTAACTTTTGTCATCAATCAAACTTGCTAGAAGGTTTTAAGTGTTTCCATCACTGTTCACAAAGAGGAATG
The Astyanax mexicanus isolate ESR-SI-001 chromosome 13, AstMex3_surface, whole genome shotgun sequence DNA segment above includes these coding regions:
- the mipa gene encoding major intrinsic protein of lens fiber a, whose amino-acid sequence is MWEFRSMSFWRAVFAEFYGTMFFVFFGLGAALRWTTGSHNVLHVAFCFGLAAATLIQSIGHISGGHINPAVTFAYLIGSQMSLFRAFFYICAQCLGALAGAAVLYGVTPSNMRGNLALNTLQPGISLGMATTMEVFLTLQLVVCIFAVTDERRNGRLGSAALAIGFSVLMGHLLGMYYTGAGMNPARSFAPAVLIRNFVNHWVYWVGPFIGGAIGALLYDFMLFPRMRGLSERLAVLKGNRPPEVEGQQDTRGEPIELKTQAL